The Sedimentisphaera salicampi genome includes a region encoding these proteins:
- a CDS encoding M48 family metallopeptidase, translating into MAGFIGNLAYGLGRKLGPKFRKARWLYKTMSEGSKESIKAEYELGLDIYSEVAEKLTLNKNASFTRLLKGIGTKLGSKVSDKNWRFHFYLYSDPTPNAFAIPGGFVFVADSLIDLCGADKNELAFILSHEMGHVVKRHCFHRTINEYAVNTLKTVPAKGKFAPIIKNAGLDFFIKNYSRKQEMQADEFAVYLSYASGFNPAAGARMMKALGDKNPARDDYMKYFSTHPPHNERIVHILSICKRITKKSKAT; encoded by the coding sequence ATGGCTGGCTTTATAGGCAATCTGGCTTACGGGCTCGGCAGGAAGCTCGGCCCGAAGTTCCGCAAGGCAAGATGGCTCTACAAAACGATGTCTGAGGGGAGCAAGGAGAGCATTAAGGCAGAGTATGAGCTTGGGCTCGATATATACAGCGAGGTAGCCGAAAAGCTCACGCTCAACAAAAATGCCAGCTTTACCCGTCTTTTGAAGGGTATAGGTACAAAGCTGGGGAGTAAAGTGTCGGATAAAAACTGGCGATTCCATTTCTACCTCTACTCCGACCCAACACCAAACGCCTTTGCTATCCCTGGGGGATTTGTCTTCGTTGCAGACAGCCTCATAGACCTCTGCGGGGCAGACAAAAATGAGCTCGCATTTATCCTCTCCCACGAGATGGGGCACGTGGTTAAGCGGCACTGCTTCCACAGAACGATAAACGAATACGCAGTTAATACGCTCAAAACCGTGCCGGCTAAGGGGAAATTCGCCCCGATTATCAAAAATGCAGGCCTCGATTTCTTCATCAAAAACTACAGCAGAAAACAGGAGATGCAGGCCGACGAATTTGCTGTGTATCTCTCTTATGCCTCGGGCTTCAATCCTGCCGCTGGAGCGAGGATGATGAAGGCTCTGGGCGATAAAAATCCCGCCAGAGATGATTATATGAAATATTTCTCCACTCATCCCCCTCATAATGAAAGAATTGTGCATATCCTTTCCATCTGCAAGAGGATTACCAAAAAAAGCAAAGCAACTTAG
- a CDS encoding corrinoid protein, with amino-acid sequence MADLQALADAIIGGDQSTAVNVTKEAIEEGMGPDEVLNNGLVAGMAVVGRKFKNNEVYIPEVLIAARAMKGAMELLEPELVKSGVEPKGTVVIGTVQGDLHDIGKNLVAMMLKGAGFNVVDLGVDCSPDKYVQAAKESGAEIVAMSALLTTTMPAMEKGVKAMKDAGLDCKVMIGGAPVTQGFADKIGADGYSEDAASAVDLAEELIA; translated from the coding sequence ATGGCAGATTTACAAGCGTTGGCTGACGCCATTATCGGCGGCGATCAAAGCACCGCAGTAAATGTTACTAAAGAAGCAATCGAAGAAGGCATGGGGCCTGATGAGGTGCTTAATAACGGTCTTGTTGCAGGTATGGCTGTAGTTGGTCGGAAGTTTAAGAACAACGAGGTGTATATCCCTGAGGTCCTCATTGCAGCAAGAGCGATGAAGGGAGCTATGGAGCTGCTCGAACCTGAGCTGGTTAAATCCGGCGTAGAGCCGAAAGGTACTGTAGTGATCGGTACTGTTCAGGGCGATTTGCACGATATCGGCAAGAATCTTGTAGCTATGATGCTCAAGGGTGCCGGGTTCAATGTTGTTGACCTCGGCGTTGACTGCTCGCCTGATAAGTACGTTCAGGCAGCCAAGGAGAGCGGAGCGGAGATCGTTGCAATGAGCGCACTGCTGACAACGACAATGCCTGCAATGGAGAAGGGCGTTAAGGCGATGAAAGATGCCGGCTTGGACTGCAAGGTAATGATAGGCGGAGCACCTGTTACGCAGGGCTTTGCAGATAAAATCGGCGCAGACGGCTATTCAGAAGATGCCGCAAGCGCTGTTGATTTGGCAGAGGAATTAATAGCATAA
- a CDS encoding PFL family protein: MRISVEEVYETVKMTAEYSFDIRTVTLGINLKDCISRDQNEMNALIYERIVEMGSRLNKYADELEARYGIPIINRRISITPASILLEPLPSKTESAVSLAKTLDKAAEKADIDFIGGFGGLMQKGMTKADRLLMQAMPEALNQTSRVCGFFNLASTLAGMNMTAIKDTGEMLKKLASKGKDGIGCAKFVVFANVPEDNPFMAGANHGVGEPDCSLNIGISGPGVVRAVVAENPDCSLTELSEVIKRTVFKITRAGELTGKEMAKMLGVEFGIVDISLASTTAVGDSVAEIIEAMGVSRMGRPGSTAALALLIDAVKKGGAMASGNVGGLSGTFIPVSEDLGMIRAVEQGALNLEKLEALTSVCSVGLDMFALPGDTPAEVLSSVIADELAIGVANNKTTGVRVIPVPGMKEGDCVDFGGLLGRAPIMRVPMEASPAFIERAGRIPAPIKALRN; the protein is encoded by the coding sequence ATGAGAATATCAGTAGAAGAAGTTTACGAAACCGTAAAAATGACCGCAGAGTACAGCTTCGATATCCGAACTGTTACTCTCGGGATAAACCTCAAAGACTGCATCAGCCGAGACCAGAACGAGATGAACGCCCTGATATACGAGAGGATCGTTGAAATGGGCAGCAGGCTCAACAAATACGCAGACGAGCTTGAAGCCAGATACGGAATCCCGATTATCAACAGACGCATCTCTATAACCCCCGCCTCGATTCTTCTGGAGCCGCTGCCTTCGAAAACAGAATCGGCAGTGAGCCTCGCCAAAACGCTCGACAAAGCGGCAGAGAAGGCAGACATCGATTTCATCGGCGGATTCGGCGGGCTTATGCAGAAAGGGATGACCAAGGCGGACAGACTGCTTATGCAGGCAATGCCCGAAGCCTTAAACCAGACCAGCAGGGTTTGCGGATTTTTCAACCTCGCCTCAACGCTTGCAGGTATGAATATGACCGCCATCAAAGACACGGGCGAGATGCTCAAAAAACTCGCTTCAAAGGGCAAAGACGGCATAGGCTGCGCGAAGTTTGTGGTGTTTGCGAATGTGCCTGAAGACAATCCTTTTATGGCAGGGGCAAATCACGGCGTAGGCGAGCCGGACTGCTCGCTCAATATTGGGATATCCGGGCCGGGAGTTGTGCGGGCGGTTGTAGCGGAGAATCCAGACTGCAGCCTCACAGAGCTCTCGGAAGTGATAAAACGCACGGTTTTCAAGATTACCCGGGCAGGCGAGCTTACCGGCAAAGAGATGGCGAAGATGCTCGGAGTTGAATTCGGAATCGTTGATATCTCACTGGCCTCCACAACCGCTGTAGGTGATTCTGTGGCGGAGATTATTGAGGCGATGGGAGTGAGCAGGATGGGCAGGCCCGGCAGCACTGCTGCTCTTGCTCTTCTGATTGATGCGGTAAAGAAAGGCGGAGCGATGGCCTCGGGCAACGTAGGCGGGCTGAGCGGCACGTTTATTCCCGTAAGCGAGGACCTCGGGATGATAAGGGCAGTGGAACAGGGAGCTTTGAATCTCGAAAAGCTCGAAGCGCTCACCTCTGTTTGTTCGGTGGGGCTGGATATGTTTGCCCTGCCCGGAGATACGCCGGCAGAAGTGCTGAGCTCAGTGATAGCTGATGAGCTGGCGATCGGTGTAGCAAACAACAAAACCACAGGCGTACGGGTGATTCCAGTTCCCGGGATGAAAGAGGGAGACTGCGTGGATTTTGGCGGGCTGCTCGGAAGAGCCCCGATAATGAGAGTTCCGATGGAGGCCTCCCCCGCCTTTATAGAAAGAGCTGGAAGAATCCCCGCGCCGATAAAAGCACTGCGGAATTAG
- a CDS encoding DUF4914 family protein codes for MPNKLPDNLTLPEKTKDLLENAKSVSFAATIKDLEDLSCGKSSNNEWTVSYTLPDGREVEEANVARVKNGISANYTEAYMRRRDPDCMVVADDNPTDKPRFDERFGCSFDKLREETFEWMRSQDLAVFALEMGSDGLGGDALAICPANAGFFAFGLGLLQGVMDLNKTDRVFEPSFIIYVAPPFRHTHFDGHQVVVHNRVDVHEMFSYNLYPGPSAKKGVYGALINKGAHEQWVTAHCSAVQVITPYDNMVTFMHEGASGGGKSEMLQQPHRLPDGRIQIGKNLVTGKKKFLEIRRTCELHPVCDDIALCHPSIQRNDGKLRIMDAENGWFVRVNHITDYGTDRDLEHLTVSPPSPLLFLNIDVVAGGTALIWEHLYDEPGVPCPNPRVILPRQVVPDVVKDDVSVDIRSFGVRTPPCTKEKPSYGIIGLFHILPPALAWLWRLVAPRGYSNPSIVDEGAMSSEGVGSYWPFATGRKIDQANLLLKQFVTSTKTRYILTPNQNIGAWETGFMPQWLARDYLARRGHAKFNSDQLVPSRSPLLGYALDNVRIEGVNVQRGMLQVNIQPEVGTEAYDKGAEILTEFFHQNIKSFLQPELDPLGAKIIDCCLENGTVKDFEQFIQTDIFRE; via the coding sequence ATGCCTAATAAATTACCAGACAATTTAACACTGCCGGAAAAAACAAAGGATTTGCTTGAAAATGCAAAATCAGTCAGCTTTGCTGCAACAATCAAGGATTTGGAAGATCTTTCCTGCGGTAAAAGCAGTAATAATGAGTGGACAGTTTCATACACCCTTCCTGACGGCAGAGAAGTTGAAGAAGCAAATGTAGCGCGGGTAAAAAACGGGATTAGTGCAAATTACACTGAAGCATATATGCGTCGTCGTGATCCAGATTGCATGGTAGTAGCAGATGACAATCCGACTGACAAGCCGCGTTTTGATGAACGCTTTGGCTGCTCATTCGATAAGCTCCGCGAGGAAACTTTTGAATGGATGAGAAGTCAAGATTTGGCGGTATTCGCATTAGAAATGGGCTCTGATGGTCTTGGAGGCGATGCTTTGGCGATCTGCCCTGCAAATGCAGGTTTCTTTGCCTTTGGGCTTGGCCTGCTGCAGGGGGTTATGGATTTGAACAAGACTGACCGTGTGTTCGAGCCCTCGTTCATTATTTATGTTGCACCGCCGTTCAGGCATACACATTTTGACGGTCATCAGGTGGTAGTTCACAACCGTGTGGATGTCCATGAGATGTTCTCTTACAATCTTTATCCAGGCCCAAGTGCTAAAAAGGGTGTTTACGGTGCGCTGATTAACAAAGGTGCCCACGAGCAGTGGGTAACTGCTCATTGTTCAGCAGTACAGGTGATAACGCCTTACGACAATATGGTAACATTTATGCATGAAGGTGCCAGCGGCGGAGGCAAGAGCGAAATGCTCCAGCAGCCCCATCGTTTGCCGGACGGGCGAATACAGATCGGGAAAAATCTGGTTACCGGCAAAAAGAAATTTCTGGAGATTCGCAGAACCTGTGAGCTGCATCCTGTCTGCGACGATATAGCTCTGTGTCATCCGTCTATTCAGAGAAATGACGGCAAGCTTCGGATTATGGATGCAGAAAACGGGTGGTTCGTTCGTGTAAATCATATTACCGACTACGGCACTGACCGAGACCTTGAGCATCTTACAGTATCTCCCCCAAGCCCGCTTTTATTTCTGAATATAGATGTAGTAGCCGGAGGTACGGCCTTGATATGGGAGCATCTCTACGATGAACCCGGAGTTCCCTGTCCTAATCCGCGGGTTATACTCCCGCGTCAGGTAGTTCCTGATGTAGTCAAAGACGATGTTTCAGTAGATATACGATCATTCGGCGTTCGTACGCCTCCGTGCACTAAAGAAAAACCCAGCTACGGGATTATAGGACTTTTCCACATACTTCCCCCGGCACTGGCATGGCTTTGGCGTTTGGTTGCCCCAAGGGGGTACTCTAATCCAAGCATAGTCGATGAGGGTGCTATGAGCAGTGAAGGTGTAGGCAGTTACTGGCCGTTTGCTACCGGCCGCAAGATTGATCAGGCAAATCTGCTGCTCAAGCAGTTTGTAACTTCAACTAAGACCCGCTATATACTCACGCCAAACCAGAACATTGGTGCATGGGAGACCGGCTTTATGCCGCAATGGCTCGCGAGGGATTATCTGGCTCGACGAGGCCATGCAAAATTCAATTCTGATCAGCTTGTCCCCTCAAGATCCCCGCTGCTTGGCTATGCCCTTGACAACGTCCGTATAGAAGGCGTAAACGTTCAGCGCGGAATGCTTCAGGTAAACATTCAGCCTGAGGTGGGGACAGAGGCTTACGACAAAGGCGCCGAGATTCTAACCGAATTCTTCCATCAGAACATTAAGAGTTTCCTTCAGCCCGAGTTAGACCCGCTGGGAGCCAAGATTATCGACTGCTGCCTTGAAAACGGAACAGTAAAAGATTTTGAACAGTTTATTCAAACTGATATCTTTCGTGAATAA
- a CDS encoding IS256 family transposase: MKRNYNTILEKAVEDFLAHSGKSLEDAIRITFETILKAEQDEFLGYVNGCRKDKSTSNKRNGYRQALVQGLQSTFRINIPRDRLGNFQPFFLDLLNSQRGKYDNLAFRLYSKGLTTREIEEIFQELFEQNYSKSSISRITSNFTEYRKLWQNRPLDEDWYIIYIDAVKVKLRRDKVSNESMYVALGLKEDLSRDVLGVYNIPEESSEGWHSVLKDLKERGVKKVLCFAADGLKGLSETVSRVYPSSDFQRCLIHKLRNVLSKVRQNDKKEVASDFKAVFKLEDGSYRLEDGKCELDKFVKKWAKKYSSFENIFPEQERDDYFTYLKYPTKLHRMMYTTNWIEALNRIIRRTVKIRCSFPTEESALNLICARLMEHSETKLMRYKVTSLFACKDELDTMAKERRKISPQGTLR; the protein is encoded by the coding sequence ATGAAAAGGAATTATAACACAATTTTGGAAAAAGCGGTTGAAGATTTTCTTGCCCACAGCGGGAAAAGTTTGGAAGATGCAATTCGGATTACATTCGAGACTATTCTCAAAGCCGAGCAGGATGAATTTTTGGGTTACGTCAACGGCTGCCGGAAAGACAAATCCACGAGCAACAAGCGTAATGGTTACCGTCAGGCTTTAGTCCAGGGATTGCAATCCACTTTCAGGATAAACATTCCCCGAGATCGTCTTGGTAATTTTCAGCCATTTTTTCTTGATCTGTTAAATTCTCAGAGAGGCAAATATGATAATTTAGCCTTTAGGTTATACAGCAAAGGCCTTACGACTCGAGAGATCGAAGAGATTTTCCAGGAGCTTTTCGAGCAAAATTACTCCAAGAGCAGCATATCTCGCATAACCTCGAATTTCACAGAATACCGCAAGCTCTGGCAGAACAGGCCGCTGGATGAAGACTGGTACATCATTTACATTGATGCGGTAAAGGTAAAGCTTCGCAGGGACAAGGTTTCCAATGAATCGATGTACGTTGCTTTAGGGCTAAAGGAAGACCTAAGTCGAGATGTATTAGGTGTTTACAATATACCAGAAGAGAGCAGCGAAGGCTGGCATTCAGTTCTTAAAGACCTCAAAGAGCGTGGAGTAAAGAAGGTTCTTTGCTTTGCTGCAGATGGTCTAAAGGGTTTGTCGGAAACTGTGAGCAGGGTTTATCCTTCAAGCGATTTTCAACGTTGTCTTATTCATAAGCTTCGCAATGTACTCAGCAAGGTTCGCCAAAATGACAAGAAGGAAGTTGCCTCAGATTTCAAAGCGGTCTTCAAGCTTGAAGATGGCAGCTACCGTTTAGAAGATGGTAAATGCGAGCTGGATAAATTTGTGAAGAAATGGGCAAAGAAGTACAGCAGTTTTGAGAATATTTTCCCTGAGCAGGAGAGGGATGATTATTTCACATATTTGAAATATCCGACTAAACTGCATCGTATGATGTACACCACCAATTGGATAGAGGCTCTTAACAGGATAATCAGGAGAACCGTTAAAATACGCTGCAGCTTTCCTACAGAAGAAAGTGCGTTGAATCTGATCTGCGCCCGTTTAATGGAGCACAGTGAGACGAAATTGATGAGGTATAAAGTTACGAGTCTGTTTGCATGCAAGGATGAACTTGATACAATGGCAAAAGAAAGGCGGAAAATTTCACCTCAGGGTACCCTGAGGTGA
- the ltrA gene encoding group II intron reverse transcriptase/maturase, whose translation MQYPEIGKTFEKLLLISARARRERGFKFTSLAHLLDEEYLRDCYQNLNRNKAVGIDNVSWQEYGINLDENLRRLVDRLKRKKYKPKPARRVYIPKDDKETRPLGISAIESKIVESGIARILNCIYEQDFLDCSYGFRPNRNCHQALKTLNDLITYQPVNHIVEADIKGFFDNVDHDKLLEFIRIRINDTALLGLIGKFLKAGYVDDGQLIVSQKGTPQGSILSPILANIFLHYVLDEWFEATVKSHTTGYCELVRYADDFVCVVRYADDAERIEQALKNRFNKYGLEIHPTKSRRITFGRFEKENAVKESRKPNTFDFLGFTHYCDISRRGKFKLGRKTSGKKFSAKCREMNDWLKAIRNHVKTKDWWKVLVAKLRGHYQYYGVSENYAGIRSFYKLTIRMVRKWLNRRSQKRKMSWERFSNYLEHYPLPKPEIVHSFYNRQV comes from the coding sequence ATGCAATACCCTGAGATTGGAAAAACATTTGAGAAGTTGCTTCTCATATCCGCTCGCGCCCGAAGGGAGCGAGGATTCAAGTTTACGAGCCTTGCTCATCTACTTGATGAAGAATACCTTCGGGATTGCTACCAGAACCTTAACCGGAATAAGGCGGTAGGAATTGACAATGTAAGCTGGCAGGAATATGGTATAAATCTGGATGAAAATCTCCGGCGGCTTGTCGATAGGCTCAAACGTAAAAAGTATAAGCCTAAACCGGCAAGGCGGGTATATATACCCAAGGACGATAAAGAAACCCGTCCACTGGGTATATCTGCGATAGAAAGCAAGATAGTAGAAAGCGGGATTGCCCGCATACTAAACTGCATATATGAGCAGGATTTTCTGGATTGTTCTTACGGTTTTCGCCCGAACAGGAACTGTCATCAGGCGTTAAAGACACTTAACGACCTGATAACATACCAGCCGGTAAACCATATTGTCGAAGCCGATATTAAAGGCTTCTTCGATAATGTTGACCACGATAAGCTGCTGGAGTTTATTCGAATAAGGATAAATGACACGGCATTATTAGGGCTGATTGGTAAGTTTCTCAAAGCCGGTTATGTTGACGATGGTCAACTAATAGTATCGCAAAAGGGTACTCCGCAAGGAAGTATTCTAAGCCCGATACTGGCGAATATATTCCTGCACTATGTACTGGACGAGTGGTTTGAGGCTACGGTTAAAAGCCATACGACCGGTTACTGTGAGCTTGTGAGATATGCGGATGATTTTGTATGCGTAGTTCGCTACGCAGACGATGCCGAACGCATTGAGCAGGCGTTGAAGAATAGGTTCAATAAATACGGATTGGAAATACATCCTACAAAGAGCCGCCGGATAACATTTGGTCGCTTTGAGAAGGAAAACGCCGTAAAAGAGAGCCGAAAGCCTAACACGTTTGACTTTTTAGGATTTACGCATTACTGCGACATCTCACGCCGAGGCAAATTTAAGCTCGGGCGTAAGACAAGCGGAAAGAAATTCTCTGCCAAGTGCAGGGAGATGAATGACTGGCTCAAGGCGATACGAAACCACGTCAAGACTAAAGACTGGTGGAAAGTTCTTGTTGCCAAACTGCGAGGCCATTATCAGTATTACGGCGTAAGTGAGAACTACGCCGGTATCAGGAGTTTTTACAAACTCACGATAAGGATGGTACGGAAATGGCTGAACAGGCGTAGCCAAAAGCGAAAGATGAGTTGGGAACGGTTTAGTAATTACCTTGAACACTATCCTTTGCCAAAACCCGAAATAGTGCATAGCTTTTACAATCGGCAAGTGTAA
- a CDS encoding prepilin-type N-terminal cleavage/methylation domain-containing protein: MSTRQNKAFTLIELLVVISIIALLMAILMPALGKAREQAKNVLCKNNQRQLITALVTYVADNDSQPLISEGGSEFWFNQIAPYLGDDSYEYDPQANLKGAMAVMMCPSCKPPMEEDPTTYYNPVITNKYQKSGVHNWRYHVSSEGNTYNTQGSKNEGSYTMNTWVGGWRSNSMREGEPSYRKSFRDAFVQREDVPAFSDGAWVDAGPMYDETTQNQPPNEFTSLGAPLGNNMGGMQRVCLDRHDMGINVAFTDGHVDRVELADLWTLKWNKLFQKQHDITMPKSQR; encoded by the coding sequence ATGTCTACTCGACAAAACAAAGCTTTTACATTAATCGAACTTCTCGTAGTAATCTCAATAATTGCCCTTCTTATGGCAATATTGATGCCCGCATTGGGCAAGGCGAGGGAGCAGGCAAAGAATGTTCTTTGCAAAAACAATCAGAGGCAGCTGATTACAGCACTGGTTACCTATGTGGCAGATAACGACAGCCAGCCGCTTATATCCGAAGGCGGCTCTGAATTCTGGTTTAATCAGATTGCTCCGTACCTCGGGGATGACAGCTATGAATACGACCCGCAGGCCAATCTCAAAGGAGCGATGGCAGTGATGATGTGCCCGAGCTGCAAACCGCCGATGGAAGAGGACCCCACTACATACTATAATCCAGTGATTACCAATAAATATCAGAAATCCGGAGTGCATAACTGGCGATATCACGTGTCCAGCGAAGGGAATACATACAACACTCAAGGCTCGAAAAATGAAGGGTCCTACACTATGAATACCTGGGTCGGCGGCTGGAGAAGCAATTCTATGAGAGAAGGTGAGCCAAGTTACCGAAAGTCTTTCAGAGACGCATTTGTACAGAGAGAGGATGTTCCGGCGTTCTCAGATGGAGCGTGGGTTGATGCAGGACCGATGTACGATGAGACCACACAGAACCAGCCCCCGAACGAATTTACAAGTCTTGGAGCCCCGCTGGGAAACAATATGGGCGGTATGCAGCGAGTATGCCTCGACAGGCACGATATGGGCATAAACGTGGCATTCACCGACGGACACGTTGACAGAGTGGAGCTGGCGGATCTCTGGACGCTTAAATGGAACAAGCTCTTCCAGAAACAGCATGACATAACAATGCCGAAAAGCCAAAGGTAA
- a CDS encoding sulfatase-like hydrolase/transferase: MKNLSRRGFMKSIGLAAAVFASGGCGNISSLASSKNVKRPNILLILGDDIGRETISCCGGESYSTPNIDKLAATGMRFKNCYATPICSPTRVELLTGKYSFRNYTKWRQLKGSETTFPQILQKHGYRTALAGKWQLEDWDEEPKGIEKAGYDEYLSLDHPKMLAYSKRDEGNVFWKIPTLYKNGEHIEPGYEYGEDLFFEFTKDFISRETDKPWLMEYHMNLCHRPFMPTPDSEVIKNGGKSAIDNYLGFEGETKYFSDMLSYADKLVGKLVDVLEKTGQRDNTLVIFTADNGTDNVWEAKKLRSEYRNRMVEGGKYKISDLGAAVPFIANFPGVVKSGVVTEELIDFSDILPSFCDAAGAKLPEGLETDGRSFMPVLKGDNSNAREWIYSWGGFIKTSRRYKDPVKYKDEHLHIIRNKRWKYYSDGRIFDMKNDPFEERAFKEGENKQADKARKLLKSELAKLRSSGRRLW, encoded by the coding sequence ATGAAAAATCTCAGCAGACGCGGTTTTATGAAGTCCATCGGCTTGGCGGCAGCAGTTTTTGCCTCCGGCGGATGCGGGAATATCAGTTCTTTAGCATCATCTAAAAACGTAAAAAGGCCAAACATACTGCTCATCCTCGGGGATGATATAGGCAGGGAAACAATTTCCTGCTGCGGCGGCGAGTCTTACAGCACGCCAAACATAGACAAACTCGCTGCAACCGGCATGCGTTTTAAGAACTGCTACGCTACACCGATCTGCTCGCCAACGAGAGTTGAGCTGCTCACGGGGAAATACAGCTTCCGCAACTATACAAAATGGCGCCAGCTCAAGGGCAGCGAAACCACCTTCCCGCAAATCCTCCAGAAACACGGTTACCGCACCGCACTCGCTGGGAAATGGCAGCTTGAAGACTGGGACGAAGAGCCCAAAGGGATTGAAAAAGCCGGCTATGATGAATACCTCTCATTAGACCACCCAAAAATGCTTGCCTATTCAAAGAGAGATGAAGGCAATGTTTTCTGGAAGATCCCAACTCTCTACAAAAACGGCGAACATATCGAGCCCGGATATGAATACGGCGAGGACTTATTCTTCGAGTTTACCAAAGACTTTATCTCCCGAGAAACAGATAAGCCTTGGCTGATGGAATATCATATGAACCTCTGCCACCGTCCGTTTATGCCCACGCCGGACAGCGAGGTAATAAAGAATGGCGGTAAATCGGCAATTGATAATTACCTCGGCTTTGAAGGGGAAACGAAGTATTTCAGCGATATGCTCAGCTATGCAGATAAGCTTGTAGGTAAGCTCGTTGATGTGCTCGAGAAAACCGGCCAGAGAGACAATACGCTCGTCATTTTTACCGCTGATAACGGCACGGACAACGTTTGGGAGGCGAAGAAGCTGAGGTCAGAATACAGAAATCGAATGGTAGAAGGCGGGAAATACAAGATATCCGACCTTGGAGCAGCAGTTCCGTTTATCGCAAACTTTCCGGGAGTGGTAAAGAGCGGCGTGGTAACAGAGGAGCTGATAGACTTTTCAGATATCCTGCCCTCTTTTTGCGATGCAGCAGGGGCCAAGCTCCCCGAAGGGCTTGAGACAGACGGACGAAGCTTTATGCCTGTCCTCAAAGGCGACAACTCAAACGCAAGGGAATGGATATACTCGTGGGGCGGATTTATCAAAACATCACGAAGATACAAAGACCCCGTTAAATATAAAGATGAACACCTTCACATAATCCGGAATAAGAGATGGAAGTATTATTCGGACGGACGCATTTTCGATATGAAAAACGACCCGTTCGAGGAACGCGCCTTCAAAGAAGGCGAAAACAAGCAGGCAGACAAGGCCAGAAAACTCCTTAAATCTGAACTCGCAAAACTCAGATCCTCCGGCCGCCGGTTATGGTAA
- a CDS encoding PEP-CTERM sorting domain-containing protein, which translates to MKKLAFYNAMVILLFAGVAESGYITLEDSGTSSTINMPFNGYWDYSWSRMIYSSDMIGHSGTISGLSFQLGDSQDYFYLSNQKIFLGHTSNDASPTTSYLDPEDNGASEVFYGSVNISGKAGDWVDFELDSDFEYNGTDNLWIIWEDRYGSSKDDSPSWRYTDTEKEVSTYRAQDGSFPTESWGAQVPYQPNLKIDIDPVPEPATMALLGLGGLFIRRRRA; encoded by the coding sequence ATGAAAAAGTTGGCTTTCTACAACGCAATGGTAATCCTGCTTTTTGCAGGTGTCGCAGAATCCGGTTATATTACTTTAGAAGACAGCGGCACATCGAGTACTATAAATATGCCATTTAACGGCTATTGGGATTACTCGTGGTCCAGAATGATTTATTCGTCCGATATGATAGGCCATTCCGGCACAATCAGCGGCTTATCATTTCAATTGGGGGATTCGCAGGACTACTTTTATTTATCGAACCAGAAGATTTTTTTAGGGCATACATCAAATGATGCCAGTCCCACAACTTCGTATTTAGACCCTGAAGATAACGGAGCTTCTGAAGTTTTTTACGGCTCTGTAAATATTAGCGGCAAGGCCGGCGATTGGGTGGATTTTGAACTGGATAGTGATTTTGAATACAACGGCACAGACAATCTTTGGATCATATGGGAAGATAGATATGGTTCTTCCAAAGACGACTCGCCAAGCTGGAGATACACAGATACAGAAAAAGAAGTATCGACTTACCGTGCTCAGGATGGCTCTTTCCCCACAGAGAGCTGGGGAGCGCAGGTGCCTTACCAGCCCAATCTCAAGATTGATATAGACCCAGTCCCCGAGCCGGCGACGATGGCTCTTCTCGGCCTCGGCGGCCTCTTCATCCGCCGCAGAAGAGCGTAA